The proteins below are encoded in one region of Eisenibacter elegans DSM 3317:
- a CDS encoding peptidoglycan DD-metalloendopeptidase family protein has translation MNISSYILVCMLCILVPVAALQSQEDKRFNNANNVEIPAYQKDSLQKVKEQQLRLRAEDSAKAQNTDRNNLTNASGGVTFDLFDTRPAMVRELDELSIDMGVPAIVKVSEEIRIGQDSAWVYATEYYSVWDINHINPYGRDPKAFNAPLTIQLYEPARGLLWASPLKETLITSRFGPRWGRYHHGVDLNLQIGTPIFAVFDGIVRIATFNRGYGNFVVVRHYNGFETLYAHMSARKIESGQAVKAGQLIGLGGSTGWSTGPHLHFEVRYEGNSIDPLLIFDFNNRYSPAIRSERFMLLPEHFRHYGNQVRTNIYHQVSVGETLESISRRYNVSVASLAQLNQISISTSLRIGQRLKIR, from the coding sequence ATGAATATATCTTCATATATTCTGGTATGTATGCTCTGTATTCTTGTGCCTGTAGCCGCCCTACAATCACAAGAAGATAAGCGTTTTAATAATGCTAACAACGTAGAAATACCTGCCTATCAAAAAGATAGTCTCCAAAAAGTAAAGGAACAACAACTCCGACTCCGTGCCGAAGACAGTGCCAAAGCACAAAATACTGATCGCAACAACCTGACCAATGCCAGCGGAGGAGTAACTTTTGACCTTTTCGATACACGCCCTGCAATGGTGCGTGAGCTTGACGAATTGAGTATCGACATGGGGGTGCCTGCTATCGTAAAAGTAAGCGAAGAAATTCGTATCGGCCAAGACAGTGCCTGGGTTTATGCTACTGAGTACTACAGTGTGTGGGATATCAACCATATCAACCCCTATGGGCGTGACCCGAAGGCTTTCAACGCTCCTCTAACCATCCAGCTATACGAACCCGCACGAGGCCTGCTCTGGGCATCGCCCCTCAAGGAGACTTTGATTACATCGCGGTTTGGGCCACGCTGGGGGCGCTACCACCACGGCGTTGATCTCAACCTCCAAATTGGCACACCTATCTTTGCCGTTTTTGACGGTATTGTCAGGATAGCTACCTTCAACCGTGGTTATGGCAACTTTGTGGTTGTCAGGCACTACAACGGTTTTGAAACACTCTACGCCCATATGAGTGCGCGCAAAATAGAAAGCGGGCAGGCCGTAAAAGCTGGCCAACTCATTGGCCTTGGCGGCAGCACAGGCTGGAGTACCGGGCCACACCTACACTTTGAGGTACGCTATGAAGGTAACTCTATAGACCCCTTGCTGATTTTTGATTTCAATAACCGCTACAGCCCTGCTATTCGTAGTGAACGCTTTATGCTCTTGCCTGAGCATTTCAGGCATTATGGCAACCAAGTACGCACCAACATCTACCACCAAGTGAGTGTAGGAGAAACACTTGAAAGCATTAGCCGCCGCTACAATGTATCGGTAGCGTCTTTGGCACAGCTCAACCAAATCAGCATAAGCACCAGCCTACGCATTGGTCAACGGTTGAAAATTAGATAA
- the trxB gene encoding thioredoxin-disulfide reductase, producing the protein MTTEKVHCLIIGSGPAGYTAAIYAARAGLNPVLYQGIEPGGQLMLTTEVENFPGYPQGIMGPQMMQDLQAQAKRFGTDIRIGLATKVDFSATPHKVIIDDSHEITADSVIIATGASAKWLGLDSEKKLQGRGVSSCAVCDGFFYKNQEVVIVGAGDSAAEEASYLAKICSKVHMLVRKDEMRASVIMQNRVKNLPNIQIHWNTEVEEVLGEEEVTGVRIRNNKTQALTELNASGFFVAIGHQPNTHIFKGFLDMDEQGYILTKPGSAHTNIPGVFACGDVQDKNYRQAITAAGSGCMAALDAERYLAAREVALSHA; encoded by the coding sequence ATGACTACAGAAAAAGTACACTGCCTCATCATCGGTTCCGGCCCTGCTGGATATACCGCCGCCATTTATGCCGCACGCGCCGGGCTAAACCCAGTGCTGTACCAAGGTATTGAGCCAGGCGGGCAGTTGATGCTTACCACTGAAGTTGAAAACTTTCCGGGATACCCCCAAGGTATTATGGGGCCACAAATGATGCAAGACTTACAAGCGCAAGCCAAACGCTTCGGTACAGACATACGCATCGGTTTGGCTACCAAAGTCGATTTCTCTGCCACCCCTCATAAGGTCATCATCGATGATAGCCACGAAATCACAGCCGACAGCGTCATCATTGCTACCGGAGCCTCGGCCAAGTGGCTAGGACTTGACTCAGAGAAAAAGCTGCAAGGCCGTGGTGTGTCTTCTTGTGCGGTTTGTGATGGATTTTTCTACAAAAATCAAGAAGTAGTGATTGTAGGAGCCGGCGATAGCGCCGCAGAAGAAGCTTCTTACTTGGCCAAGATTTGTAGTAAGGTTCATATGTTGGTGCGCAAAGACGAAATGCGCGCCTCTGTCATTATGCAAAACCGTGTCAAAAACTTGCCCAATATCCAGATTCATTGGAATACCGAAGTAGAAGAAGTGTTGGGAGAAGAAGAGGTAACCGGAGTGCGTATACGCAATAACAAAACCCAAGCGCTGACCGAACTCAATGCCTCGGGCTTTTTTGTTGCCATCGGGCACCAACCCAATACCCATATCTTCAAAGGATTTTTGGATATGGATGAGCAAGGGTATATTCTAACCAAGCCAGGCTCAGCACATACCAACATCCCAGGAGTATTTGCCTGTGGTGACGTACAAGACAAAAACTACCGCCAAGCCATCACAGCTGCCGGCTCAGGTTGTATGGCCGCCTTGGACGCAGAGCGCTACCTTGCCGCCCGCGAGGTAGCCCTAAGCCACGCTTAA